In Promicromonospora sp. Populi, one genomic interval encodes:
- a CDS encoding 3-oxoacid CoA-transferase subunit B: MSAEMIEAGALGSAPLSRAQMAARVAADIPPGSYVNLGIGLPTLVGDHLPENSGITLHTENGLLGMGPAPDPELADPELINAGKAPVTELRGAAYFHQADSFAMMRGGHIDICVLGAFQVSTSGDLANWSTGKAGAVPAVGGAMDLAVGAKRSVVMMTLLTKDGRPKLVSECTLPLTGVGCVSRIYSDVAVIDVGPGLPAGDGARVVETYGLTHGELEELLGLRLRSAAD; this comes from the coding sequence ATGAGCGCCGAGATGATCGAGGCCGGCGCACTGGGTAGTGCGCCGCTGTCCAGAGCGCAGATGGCCGCGCGGGTGGCCGCGGACATCCCTCCAGGTTCGTACGTGAACCTGGGTATCGGCCTCCCGACGCTCGTGGGTGACCATCTGCCCGAGAACTCGGGTATCACGCTGCACACGGAGAACGGGCTGCTGGGTATGGGACCGGCACCCGACCCGGAGCTCGCGGACCCGGAGCTCATCAACGCGGGCAAGGCCCCCGTGACGGAGCTCCGCGGGGCCGCGTACTTCCATCAGGCGGACTCGTTCGCCATGATGCGCGGCGGGCACATCGATATCTGCGTGCTGGGTGCGTTCCAGGTCTCGACGTCCGGTGACCTCGCGAACTGGTCCACGGGCAAGGCTGGTGCGGTCCCCGCTGTGGGCGGGGCGATGGACCTCGCGGTGGGTGCCAAGCGAAGCGTCGTCATGATGACGCTGCTGACCAAGGACGGCCGGCCGAAGCTCGTGAGCGAGTGCACGCTCCCGCTCACCGGTGTCGGCTGCGTGTCGCGGATCTACAGCGACGTGGCGGTGATCGACGTGGGACCGGGTCTTCCCGCCGGGGACGGGGCACGGGTGGTCGAGACCTACGGGTTGACGCACGGCGAGCTCGAGGAGCTGCTGGGCCTCCGGCTGCGCTCTGCAGCGGACTAG
- a CDS encoding 3-oxoacid CoA-transferase subunit A has translation MSVHLARTALEAVGDVADGSTVMIGGFGPAGQPVELVEALLEQGAGDLVVVSNNAGNGEDALARLIGERRVRKIVCSFPRQVDSWHFDAAYRAGDIELELVPQGNLAERIRAAGAGLGGFFTPTGYGTPLAEGKETRLIDGVPMVFESPIRADVALVKAHRADGVGNLVYRKTARNFGPVMATAARRTVVQVSEVVPTGSIDPETVVTPGIYVDAVVPVDGVTALAGTGPADRGAAS, from the coding sequence ATGAGTGTCCATCTCGCGCGGACGGCGCTGGAAGCGGTGGGCGACGTCGCCGACGGCTCGACGGTCATGATCGGCGGCTTCGGCCCTGCTGGTCAGCCGGTCGAGCTGGTCGAGGCGCTGCTGGAACAGGGCGCCGGCGACCTCGTCGTCGTCTCCAACAACGCGGGCAACGGCGAGGACGCCCTGGCCCGGCTCATCGGTGAGCGCCGCGTGCGCAAGATCGTGTGCTCGTTCCCCCGCCAGGTCGACTCCTGGCACTTCGACGCCGCGTATCGCGCGGGCGACATCGAGCTCGAGCTGGTGCCGCAGGGCAACCTGGCCGAGCGCATCCGCGCGGCGGGCGCAGGCCTCGGCGGCTTCTTCACGCCGACGGGCTACGGCACGCCTCTGGCCGAGGGCAAGGAGACCCGTTTGATCGACGGCGTCCCCATGGTCTTCGAGTCCCCCATTCGCGCCGACGTCGCGCTGGTCAAGGCACACCGGGCCGACGGCGTCGGGAACCTCGTCTACCGCAAGACCGCCCGGAACTTCGGGCCCGTCATGGCGACCGCCGCGCGACGGACGGTTGTGCAGGTGAGTGAGGTCGTGCCGACCGGGTCCATCGATCCCGAGACGGTGGTGACCCCAGGCATATACGTCGACGCCGTGGTGCCGGTAGACGGCGTCACCGCACTTGCGGGCACCGGGCCCGCGGACCGGGGAGCCGCATCATGA
- a CDS encoding acetyl-CoA C-acyltransferase gives MRQAFVYDAVRTPFGRYGGALATVRPDDLAAFVVGEQVRRAPGLDPARIDDVILGNANGAGEENRDVARMAVLLAGLPLSVPGVTVNRLCGSSLEAAVQAARAVESGDAEVVVAGGVESMSRAPWVLLKPERPYPAGNTELVSTTLGWRLVNSKMQPDWTVSLGEATERLREKYGVTRERQDEFALRSHRLAHEAWEAGRYDDLVSAHPDSDLQRDEPIRPGGTLEKLAALKPSFRAEGGTITAGNASPLTDGASAALIGSESVADDIGLEPLARIAGRASVGNEPQYFGYAPVEAADRALAKSGIGWADVGAVELNEAFAAQSLACVDAWGIDPDIVNAWGGATALGHPLGASGTRILGTLARRLVAENRRWGVAAICIGVGQGMAVVLENVRAGA, from the coding sequence ATGAGGCAGGCATTCGTCTACGACGCGGTGCGCACGCCCTTCGGCCGCTACGGCGGCGCTCTCGCGACGGTACGTCCGGACGACCTCGCGGCGTTCGTCGTCGGAGAGCAGGTACGTCGGGCACCGGGCCTGGACCCGGCCCGGATCGACGACGTGATCCTCGGCAACGCGAACGGTGCCGGCGAGGAGAACCGGGACGTGGCACGCATGGCAGTCCTGCTGGCCGGGTTGCCGCTGTCCGTCCCGGGCGTCACGGTGAACCGGTTGTGCGGCTCGTCGTTGGAGGCAGCGGTCCAGGCGGCGCGCGCCGTGGAGTCCGGTGACGCCGAGGTCGTTGTGGCGGGGGGTGTCGAGTCGATGAGCCGCGCTCCCTGGGTCCTGCTCAAGCCGGAGCGGCCCTACCCAGCGGGCAACACGGAGCTCGTCTCCACCACCCTCGGCTGGCGCCTGGTCAACTCGAAGATGCAGCCCGACTGGACAGTCTCCCTCGGCGAGGCCACGGAGCGCCTCCGCGAGAAGTACGGCGTCACGCGGGAGCGCCAGGACGAGTTCGCGCTGCGCAGCCACCGCCTGGCGCACGAGGCGTGGGAGGCCGGCCGGTACGACGATCTGGTCAGTGCCCATCCCGATTCCGACCTGCAGCGCGACGAGCCCATCCGCCCGGGCGGCACCCTGGAGAAGCTGGCAGCGCTGAAACCGTCCTTCCGCGCGGAGGGCGGCACCATCACCGCGGGGAACGCTTCCCCGTTGACGGACGGCGCGAGCGCCGCCCTGATCGGTTCCGAGTCGGTGGCGGACGACATCGGCCTGGAGCCGCTGGCCCGCATCGCGGGCCGCGCCTCGGTGGGGAACGAGCCGCAGTACTTCGGCTACGCCCCGGTGGAGGCCGCCGACCGAGCCCTCGCGAAGAGCGGCATCGGCTGGGCCGACGTCGGTGCGGTCGAGCTCAACGAGGCGTTCGCCGCTCAGTCGCTCGCCTGCGTCGACGCGTGGGGCATCGACCCGGACATCGTGAACGCGTGGGGCGGCGCGACCGCCCTCGGCCACCCGCTCGGTGCGTCGGGCACCCGGATCCTCGGCACCCTCGCGCGCCGGCTGGTCGCGGAGAACCGGCGCTGGGGCGTCGCGGCGATCTGCATCGGCGTCGGCCAGGGCATGGCCGTGGTCCTGGAGAATGTGCGGGCCGGCGCATGA
- a CDS encoding GMC oxidoreductase, translating into MDYDVLVIGSGFGGSVAALRLTEKGYRVGVLEAGRRFEDHEFAKNSWHLKQFLWAPALGCYGIQRVRLLRNVLCLTGAGVGGGSLVYANTLYRPLDPFYADKAWSHITDWKSELAPYYDQAERMLGVVQYHGRSPADTIIRGVADDMGVGHTFRPTRVGVYFGPGGAEAPSPGERAADPYFGGVGPERTGCIECGECMTGCRHGAKNTLVKNYLYLAERAGAEVHPLTTVDVVRPLPDGGYLVRTRRTGRPLSGRRTFTAREVVFAAGTLGTQRLLHAMKDAGTLPRLSDRLGHLTRTNSEALLGAMTHRVGSTDYSRGVAITSSFYPTESTHIEPVRYGHGSNVMAALQHMLVDGGPHRFARWLGEIGKNLRQLPILFDWRRWSERTVIALVMQAHDNSLTTVTKRGFFGRFMTSKQGTGAPNPSWIPEGHEAVRRMAEKLGDDHNEGIAGGTIGDPFNIPLTAHILGGCAIGDNPTDGVVDPYLRVFGHDGLHVMDGAAVTANLGVNPSLTIAAQAERACALWPNAGDPDRRPAVGSGYAPVEPVRPVAPVVPETASAALRLPIVGIS; encoded by the coding sequence ATGGACTACGACGTCTTGGTGATCGGGTCGGGCTTCGGTGGCAGCGTCGCCGCCCTCCGGCTGACCGAAAAGGGCTACCGGGTGGGCGTGCTCGAGGCGGGCCGGCGGTTCGAGGACCACGAGTTCGCCAAGAACTCCTGGCACCTCAAGCAGTTCCTGTGGGCGCCCGCCCTCGGGTGCTACGGGATCCAGCGCGTGCGGCTGCTGCGCAACGTGCTGTGCCTGACGGGCGCCGGGGTGGGCGGCGGCTCGCTGGTGTACGCCAACACGCTCTACCGCCCGCTAGACCCGTTCTACGCCGACAAGGCCTGGTCGCACATCACCGACTGGAAGTCCGAGCTCGCGCCGTACTACGACCAGGCGGAGCGCATGCTCGGCGTCGTCCAGTACCACGGGCGATCTCCTGCCGACACGATCATCCGGGGCGTCGCCGATGACATGGGTGTGGGCCACACGTTCCGGCCCACCCGCGTCGGCGTGTACTTCGGCCCCGGCGGTGCCGAGGCGCCGTCGCCGGGCGAACGTGCCGCCGACCCCTACTTCGGCGGCGTGGGCCCGGAGCGCACCGGCTGCATCGAGTGCGGCGAGTGCATGACCGGCTGCCGGCACGGCGCCAAGAACACCCTGGTCAAGAACTACCTCTACCTCGCCGAGCGCGCGGGCGCCGAGGTGCACCCGCTCACGACGGTCGACGTCGTACGCCCGCTGCCCGACGGCGGGTACCTGGTCCGCACGCGTCGCACGGGCCGTCCATTGAGCGGCCGACGGACGTTCACCGCCCGGGAGGTCGTGTTCGCCGCCGGCACGCTCGGCACGCAGCGCCTGCTGCACGCGATGAAGGACGCCGGCACGCTCCCGCGCCTGTCGGATCGGCTCGGGCATCTCACCCGCACCAACTCGGAGGCGCTCCTCGGCGCGATGACGCACCGGGTCGGCTCCACGGACTACTCGCGCGGGGTGGCGATCACCTCGTCGTTCTACCCGACCGAGAGCACGCACATCGAGCCCGTGCGCTACGGCCACGGCTCCAACGTGATGGCGGCCCTCCAGCACATGCTCGTCGACGGCGGGCCACACCGGTTTGCCCGCTGGCTCGGCGAGATCGGCAAGAACCTCAGGCAGCTGCCCATCCTGTTCGACTGGCGGCGCTGGTCCGAGCGGACCGTCATCGCACTGGTCATGCAGGCCCACGACAACTCGCTGACCACGGTGACCAAGCGCGGGTTCTTCGGCCGGTTCATGACGTCGAAACAGGGCACGGGTGCCCCGAACCCGAGCTGGATCCCCGAGGGGCACGAGGCCGTACGGCGGATGGCCGAGAAGCTCGGTGACGACCACAACGAGGGGATCGCGGGCGGCACCATCGGCGACCCGTTCAACATCCCGCTGACCGCGCACATCCTCGGCGGCTGCGCTATCGGCGACAACCCCACGGACGGCGTCGTCGACCCCTACCTGCGGGTGTTCGGCCACGACGGCCTGCACGTCATGGACGGCGCCGCGGTGACCGCCAACCTCGGGGTGAACCCGTCGCTCACCATCGCCGCGCAGGCTGAGCGCGCATGCGCGCTGTGGCCGAACGCCGGTGACCCCGACCGGCGGCCGGCCGTCGGGTCCGGGTACGCGCCGGTGGAGCCGGTGCGGCCCGTCGCGCCGGTTGTGCCCGAGACGGCGTCGGCCGCACTGCGCCTGCCCATCGTGGGGATCAGCTGA
- a CDS encoding ATP/GTP-binding protein — protein sequence MLGGGGGASAPTAQASRPAQAQPAPPVMQQAPSGNAGSQAAPGAQPAAERTAPTVVKIVVAGGFAVGKTTFIGSISDVEPLNTEAAMTEHSVGVDDVGGVTDRKTTTTVAMDFGRVELPGNLWLYLFGTPGQDRFLFMWDDLVRGAIGAVVLVDTDRLEQCFPAIDYFESRNIPFVVGVNCFDGVAKHRLEDVREALQIPAHVPMLYTDARSRAATKQTLIALVQLAMRQLRSGAQAQS from the coding sequence GTGCTGGGTGGTGGCGGTGGAGCCTCGGCGCCCACCGCACAGGCGTCTCGTCCGGCGCAGGCACAACCTGCGCCCCCGGTGATGCAGCAGGCGCCCAGCGGCAACGCTGGGTCGCAGGCGGCTCCGGGCGCGCAGCCCGCGGCTGAGCGCACGGCGCCGACGGTCGTCAAGATCGTCGTCGCGGGTGGCTTCGCGGTGGGCAAGACGACGTTCATCGGGTCGATCTCCGACGTCGAGCCCCTGAACACCGAAGCCGCCATGACCGAGCACTCGGTGGGCGTGGACGACGTCGGCGGCGTCACCGACCGCAAGACCACCACCACGGTGGCCATGGACTTCGGTCGTGTGGAGCTCCCGGGCAACCTCTGGCTGTACCTGTTCGGCACCCCGGGCCAGGACCGCTTCCTCTTCATGTGGGACGACCTGGTGCGCGGCGCGATCGGCGCCGTCGTCCTGGTCGACACCGACCGCCTGGAGCAGTGCTTCCCGGCGATCGACTACTTCGAGTCGCGCAACATCCCGTTCGTCGTGGGCGTGAACTGCTTCGACGGCGTGGCCAAGCACCGGCTCGAGGACGTGCGTGAGGCGCTGCAGATCCCCGCACACGTGCCGATGCTCTACACGGATGCGCGGTCCCGTGCGGCGACCAAGCAGACGCTCATCGCGCTGGTTCAGCTCGCGATGCGGCAGCTGCGGTCCGGCGCACAGGCGCAGAGCTGA
- a CDS encoding DUF742 domain-containing protein, producing the protein MTYAPFGSQGQGDVRETSTVRPYAVTGGRVRSELSDLPLEALVEVLPGAVSSFGLPPEKRAILQHAAHTYVSIAELSALLRLPLGVVRILVADMQEEGHVTVHTSTPVNVHTGHGSSNSGLSLSVLESVLNGISAL; encoded by the coding sequence ATGACGTACGCACCTTTCGGTTCCCAGGGGCAGGGGGATGTCCGTGAGACGTCCACCGTGCGCCCCTACGCGGTCACCGGAGGCCGAGTGCGGTCGGAGCTGTCCGATCTGCCGCTCGAGGCTCTCGTGGAGGTTCTGCCCGGCGCGGTCAGCAGCTTCGGGCTACCTCCCGAGAAGCGCGCCATCCTCCAGCATGCCGCGCACACGTACGTGTCGATCGCCGAGCTCTCGGCCCTTCTGCGGCTGCCCCTGGGTGTCGTCCGGATCCTTGTGGCGGACATGCAGGAGGAAGGGCACGTCACCGTGCACACCTCGACACCGGTTAACGTCCACACAGGCCACGGCAGCTCGAACTCGGGCCTGTCGCTGAGCGTCTTGGAGAGTGTTCTGAATGGCATTTCCGCCCTCTGA
- a CDS encoding roadblock/LC7 domain-containing protein, whose protein sequence is MTLSTEATNFGWLLDNFVRTVPGSRHTLVVSADGLLMAMSDQLDRTSGDQLAAIVSGMSSLTRGASRQLNGGNVRQAIIEMDNGFLFLMNVSNGSVLGVVAEATCDIGLIGYEMALLVSRTEATLTPQLISEMRGSLPVDGQTRAASVG, encoded by the coding sequence GTGACCCTCAGCACCGAAGCAACGAATTTCGGGTGGCTGCTCGACAACTTCGTGCGTACCGTTCCCGGCAGCCGGCACACGCTCGTAGTGTCGGCAGACGGCCTGCTCATGGCGATGTCCGACCAGCTGGACCGCACAAGTGGCGACCAGCTCGCGGCAATCGTTTCGGGTATGTCAAGCCTTACGCGTGGAGCTTCTCGGCAGCTCAACGGCGGTAATGTCCGTCAGGCGATCATCGAGATGGACAACGGCTTTCTTTTCTTGATGAACGTGTCGAACGGGTCAGTGCTCGGCGTGGTCGCAGAGGCTACGTGTGACATTGGCCTGATCGGCTATGAGATGGCTCTTCTGGTGTCCCGCACCGAGGCCACGCTCACGCCTCAGCTGATCTCGGAGATGCGTGGCAGCCTCCCGGTCGATGGGCAGACCCGAGCCGCCAGCGTGGGATGA
- a CDS encoding ATP-binding protein: MFRRLGVRGKVLATLVTPAIVLVIAAAYIIGLAVVDAMRAQQTSDLVAALEYQDNAGTTFAQERSLNILAMIDDGPTGDGARLALLQGTPELDEAGNPVTDEAGNPVWAAPAAQAQTITALDARDRALLDIDISMLDQRVKDAVAETIEDRAAITDVQTKVAQGRLTEQTATDAYGTYIDGALEVMDAIADTSEDRDLGTRLEAYHSMDQLMLTNTYERPVVALTLGLFATQLGEEGARTMALRAADLVNLGDREWDSTQDLFDRIPGDYQVPGMDGVYGTVRGYVARGDLASIQPAQAAAFGDESARWVEEGRIVRDAVREDASAFAQEQADVAANRAYLTGGIAIAALGFSIITALVIARRLVSPLRRLTQAAGVVRDRLPTLVEQVSVPGQGPSIDLDPITVESSDEIGQLAAAFNDVNRTTIDVAREQAALRGSIAEMFVNVARRDQVLLNRQLAFLDDLERSEEDPSTLSNLFRLDHLATRMRRNAESLLVLAGIDSGRRVRQPMPVSDVIRTASSEIELYDRVRLNLVVDPMMLGHNALNAAHLLAELLENATMFSEPHTPVEVTTARDEQFVTVIVRDHGLGMNPGEVAEANRKVLSHAASDAVGAQRLGLYVVGRLSDRLGAQVAFGVGEGGTGTEVTVRFPAVLFMPDNAMPLPMPTDPLEANTQAAASQFNGGGFATGPGTGAMRSAAGVPTSGFGSPAVSAAAPATTSVPQQGGLPVPTGTSQIAAAAFAAQPAPTAQQVDLNALTDGTTALGLARRRSSTPAQSLGEVTPTGSIVLPELQTPSLPQEYQGDDNAWAPPSNVSEGSSLPSRQRAPQVEEPIAPIFEDTTPVAVDVDQRSALFSSFRSLNTIDPVDGGTQSLQLDPITQDPAALPGMSDTDVMRFPAASGAQAAPAPASARSFGRQQEGFGAPVQGDDRQVQGFGADAPGPDSSYEALPAFEELMADLPSRRSTASGSQGAKPAQQRRGLFGRRPGQPATGELRAYQPLDRPASRPIQTVSGPVAGVSPFGAPAAPNVETQSFQAQNFQPQNFQPQDFQPQDLPAHNFQPQDFQAQDLPELTYQPQDFQPQELPTQFRTPTSPLPSAPAPQQAGPATGAFPTQALQQAPVADPTYQRGYQEGYQRAVQESLTSAVPSVPAGGTVPVPVAQTQAPAPAHGTNPFVDAAPRAAAAPAPAPAPEQAPTSFASGPATQALPMATAQQSFEAPVREFSEPYPTGAVYDPTSYGSPAPLAKRAAGTDGDGKDPLDPEYVRDSVEARSEWTASAVLYEEMTSLLRRGAYQEDDVKENDSYRPAAVSTEVANGGLTRRTRGASGTGADPTVERLSARIDRDPEQLRSRLSAFQSATARGRSESVDEGGSEHENGKKADGDSTWAPSTVNHVPDSAPQSR, translated from the coding sequence ATGTTCCGCAGGTTGGGAGTGCGCGGGAAAGTTCTTGCGACCCTGGTCACGCCTGCCATCGTCCTGGTCATCGCAGCGGCGTACATCATCGGTCTGGCTGTGGTCGACGCGATGCGCGCGCAGCAGACGAGCGATCTCGTCGCCGCGCTGGAGTACCAGGACAATGCAGGTACGACGTTCGCGCAGGAACGGTCGCTCAACATCTTGGCGATGATCGATGACGGGCCGACCGGCGACGGCGCCCGTCTCGCGCTGCTCCAGGGCACGCCCGAGCTGGACGAGGCCGGCAACCCGGTCACGGACGAGGCCGGCAACCCCGTGTGGGCGGCCCCCGCGGCCCAGGCGCAGACGATCACGGCTCTCGACGCACGCGACCGGGCGCTGCTGGACATCGACATCTCGATGCTGGACCAGCGCGTCAAGGACGCGGTCGCGGAGACCATCGAGGACCGCGCGGCCATCACCGACGTGCAGACGAAGGTCGCCCAAGGACGGCTCACCGAACAGACGGCGACCGACGCCTACGGCACCTACATCGACGGCGCCCTCGAGGTGATGGACGCCATCGCGGACACCTCCGAGGACCGTGACCTGGGTACCCGCCTCGAGGCGTACCACTCGATGGACCAGCTGATGCTGACGAACACCTACGAGCGCCCGGTGGTCGCGCTGACCCTCGGCCTGTTCGCGACCCAGCTCGGTGAGGAAGGCGCCAGGACCATGGCGCTGCGCGCGGCGGACCTGGTGAACCTGGGCGACCGCGAGTGGGACTCCACCCAGGACCTCTTCGACCGGATCCCCGGCGACTACCAGGTGCCCGGCATGGACGGCGTCTACGGCACTGTCCGCGGCTACGTGGCCCGTGGCGACCTCGCGTCGATCCAGCCCGCGCAGGCCGCGGCGTTCGGCGACGAGTCCGCCAGGTGGGTCGAGGAGGGCCGCATCGTCCGTGACGCCGTCCGTGAGGACGCCTCGGCCTTCGCGCAGGAGCAGGCCGACGTCGCCGCGAACCGCGCTTACCTCACCGGTGGCATCGCGATCGCGGCCCTCGGCTTCTCGATCATCACCGCGCTCGTCATCGCCCGCCGCCTGGTCTCGCCGCTACGCCGCCTCACGCAGGCCGCCGGCGTCGTCCGGGACCGCCTCCCCACCCTGGTGGAGCAGGTGTCGGTGCCGGGTCAGGGGCCGAGCATCGACCTCGACCCGATCACCGTCGAGTCGTCGGACGAGATCGGCCAGCTGGCCGCCGCGTTCAACGACGTCAACCGGACAACCATCGACGTCGCCCGCGAACAGGCAGCCCTCCGTGGCTCCATCGCCGAGATGTTCGTCAACGTGGCCCGCCGCGACCAGGTGCTCCTCAACCGGCAGCTCGCGTTCCTCGACGACCTGGAGCGTTCCGAGGAAGACCCGTCGACGCTGTCGAACCTGTTCCGCCTCGACCACCTCGCGACCCGGATGCGCCGCAACGCGGAGTCCCTCCTCGTCCTCGCGGGTATCGACTCCGGCCGTCGCGTCCGCCAGCCCATGCCGGTCTCCGACGTCATCCGTACGGCGTCCTCCGAGATCGAGCTGTACGACCGGGTGCGCCTGAACCTCGTCGTCGACCCGATGATGCTGGGCCACAACGCGCTGAACGCCGCACACCTGCTGGCCGAGCTGCTCGAGAACGCGACGATGTTCTCCGAGCCGCACACGCCGGTCGAGGTGACCACGGCCCGCGACGAGCAGTTCGTCACCGTCATCGTCCGCGACCACGGCCTGGGGATGAACCCCGGCGAGGTCGCCGAGGCCAACCGCAAGGTGCTCAGCCACGCCGCGTCGGACGCCGTCGGCGCCCAGCGGCTCGGCCTCTACGTGGTCGGCCGGCTGTCGGACCGGCTCGGCGCCCAGGTGGCGTTCGGCGTGGGCGAGGGCGGCACCGGCACCGAGGTGACGGTCCGCTTCCCGGCGGTGCTGTTCATGCCGGACAACGCGATGCCGCTGCCGATGCCGACGGACCCGCTCGAGGCCAACACGCAGGCGGCCGCCTCGCAGTTCAACGGCGGCGGCTTTGCCACCGGCCCGGGTACCGGCGCGATGCGAAGCGCGGCGGGTGTACCCACCAGCGGTTTCGGCTCGCCCGCCGTCTCCGCGGCAGCACCGGCGACGACCTCGGTCCCGCAGCAGGGCGGCTTGCCGGTCCCGACCGGCACGTCGCAGATCGCCGCGGCGGCGTTCGCCGCACAGCCGGCGCCCACCGCCCAGCAGGTCGACCTCAACGCCCTGACAGACGGCACGACGGCGCTCGGCCTGGCCCGGCGCCGCAGCTCGACCCCGGCGCAGTCCCTCGGCGAGGTCACGCCGACCGGCTCGATCGTGCTGCCGGAGCTCCAGACGCCGTCGCTCCCGCAGGAGTACCAGGGTGACGACAACGCCTGGGCCCCGCCGTCGAACGTGTCCGAGGGCAGCTCGCTCCCGAGCCGGCAGCGTGCGCCTCAGGTCGAGGAACCGATCGCTCCGATCTTCGAGGACACGACGCCGGTCGCGGTGGACGTGGACCAGCGCAGCGCGCTCTTCTCGAGCTTCCGCTCCCTGAACACGATCGACCCGGTCGACGGCGGCACCCAGTCGCTGCAGCTGGACCCGATCACCCAGGACCCGGCCGCGCTGCCGGGGATGTCCGACACCGACGTGATGCGGTTCCCGGCTGCGAGCGGCGCCCAGGCGGCGCCGGCCCCTGCCTCGGCCCGCAGCTTCGGGCGGCAGCAGGAGGGCTTCGGTGCCCCGGTGCAGGGCGACGACAGGCAGGTCCAGGGCTTCGGGGCGGACGCTCCGGGTCCCGACTCGTCCTACGAGGCGCTGCCCGCGTTCGAGGAGCTCATGGCGGACCTGCCGAGCCGCCGGTCGACCGCATCCGGTTCTCAGGGTGCCAAGCCGGCCCAGCAGCGGCGCGGTCTGTTCGGCCGTCGCCCAGGTCAGCCGGCCACCGGCGAGCTGCGCGCTTACCAGCCGCTGGACCGCCCGGCCTCGCGTCCGATCCAGACCGTTAGCGGCCCTGTGGCCGGTGTGTCGCCCTTCGGTGCCCCGGCCGCGCCGAACGTGGAGACGCAGAGCTTCCAGGCGCAGAACTTCCAGCCGCAGAACTTCCAGCCACAGGACTTCCAGCCACAGGACCTTCCCGCGCACAACTTCCAGCCGCAGGACTTCCAGGCCCAGGATCTCCCTGAGCTGACGTACCAGCCGCAGGACTTCCAGCCGCAGGAGCTGCCGACGCAGTTCCGGACGCCGACCAGCCCGCTGCCGAGCGCTCCCGCTCCGCAGCAGGCTGGCCCGGCGACCGGGGCCTTCCCGACCCAGGCCCTGCAGCAGGCGCCGGTCGCTGACCCGACGTACCAGCGGGGCTACCAGGAGGGCTACCAGCGGGCGGTCCAGGAGTCGCTGACGTCGGCTGTGCCGAGCGTCCCGGCGGGCGGCACGGTTCCCGTGCCTGTCGCGCAGACGCAGGCTCCCGCCCCGGCGCACGGCACCAACCCGTTCGTCGACGCGGCACCCCGCGCGGCGGCAGCGCCCGCTCCTGCGCCTGCTCCTGAGCAGGCGCCCACCTCGTTCGCGTCGGGCCCGGCCACTCAGGCCCTCCCGATGGCGACCGCGCAGCAGTCCTTCGAGGCCCCGGTTCGCGAGTTCAGCGAGCCGTACCCGACCGGCGCTGTGTACGACCCGACCTCGTACGGCTCACCGGCTCCGCTCGCCAAGCGGGCCGCTGGTACGGACGGTGACGGCAAGGATCCGCTGGACCCGGAGTACGTGCGGGACTCGGTGGAGGCTCGGTCGGAGTGGACGGCCTCGGCGGTCCTCTACGAGGAGATGACAAGCCTCCTGCGCCGGGGGGCTTACCAGGAAGATGATGTGAAGGAGAACGACTCATACCGTCCGGCAGCCGTCAGCACAGAGGTTGCCAACGGTGGTCTGACCCGCCGCACTCGCGGTGCCTCCGGCACCGGGGCGGACCCCACTGTCGAACGCCTCTCAGCTCGCATCGACCGTGATCCTGAGCAGCTTCGCTCACGTCTTTCGGCATTCCAGTCGGCCACCGCGCGTGGCCGGTCGGAGTCCGTGGACGAGGGCGGATCAGAGCACGAGAACGGTAAGAAGGCCGATGGGGACTCGACGTGGGCACCCTCGACCGTGAATCATGTCCCTGACTCAGCGCCGCAGTCGCGGTGA